Genomic segment of Kibdelosporangium phytohabitans:
CGCGGAGGAATAGGTGTCGGAGGATTGGGCGGCAGTCGCCAAGGCCATCAACGAGCGAGTGAACGAACTCGGATGGCGTCAACGCGAACTGGCCGAACGCTCGAACGTATCGCAGGCGATCGTCCGTGAAATCCAGCACCACGTGGTGGAGCGCAGGCGAAGCGCCCGAACCCTCGAATCCCTCTCGACAGCCCTGGGCTTGCACCCCCAACACCTCGAAGCGGTGCTGAACGGCCGAACGCCTCCCCCAGTCGACGAACCGGTGATGCCGGGCCAAACGAGCGTGTTGTCCCGTTTGGACAGTCTCGAACGAAGGCTCGACGACATCAC
This window contains:
- a CDS encoding helix-turn-helix domain-containing protein, which produces MSEDWAAVAKAINERVNELGWRQRELAERSNVSQAIVREIQHHVVERRRSARTLESLSTALGLHPQHLEAVLNGRTPPPVDEPVMPGQTSVLSRLDSLERRLDDITDRLDDLKTDLAKLIDHVARKGR